In Homo sapiens chromosome 11, GRCh38.p14 Primary Assembly, one DNA window encodes the following:
- the RASSF7 gene encoding ras association domain-containing protein 7 isoform 1 (isoform 1 is encoded by transcript variant 1) — protein sequence MLLGLAAMELKVWVDGIQRVVCGVSEQTTCQEVVIALAQAIGQTGRFVLVQRLREKERQLLPQECPVGAQATCGQFASDVQFVLRRTGPSLAGRPSSDSCPPPERCLIRASLPVKPRAALGCEPRKTLTPEPAPSLSRPGPAAPVTPTPGCCTDLRGLELRVQRNAEELGHEAFWEQELRREQAREREGQARLQALSAATAEHAARLQALDAQARALEAELQLAAEAPGPPSPMASATERLHQDLAVQERQSAEVQGSLALVSRALEAAERALQAQAQELEELNRELRQCNLQQFIQQTGAALPPPPRPDRGPPGTQGPLPPAREESLLGAPSESHAGAQPRPRGGPHDAELLEVAAAPAPEWCPLAAQPQAL from the exons ATGTTGTTGGGACTGGCGGCCATGGAGCTGAAGGTGTGGGTGGATGGCATCCAGCGTGTGGTCTGTGGGGTCTCAGAGCAGACCACCTGCCAGGAAGTGGTCATCGCACTAGCCCAAGCAATAG gCCAGACTGGCCGCTTTGTGCTTGTGCAGCGGCTTCGGGAGAAGGAGCGGCAGTTGCTGCCACAAGAGTGTCCAGTGGGCGCCCAGGCCACCTGCGGACAGTTTGCCAGCGATGTCCAGTTTGTCCTGAGGCGCACAGGGCCCAGCCTAGCTGGGAGGCCCTCCTCAGACAGCTGTCCACCCCCGGAACGCTGCCTAATTCGTGCCAGCCTCCCTGTAAAGCCACGGGCTGCGCTGGGCTGTGAGCCCCGCAAAACACTGACCCCCGAGCCAGCCCCCAGCCTCTCACGCCCTGGGCCTGCGGCCCCTGTGACACCCACACCAGGCTGCTGCACAGACCTGCGGGGCCTGGAGCTCAGGGTGCAGAGGAATGCTGAGGAGCTGGGCCATGAGGCCTTCTGGGAGCAAGAGCTGCGCCGGGAGCAGGCCCGGGAGCGAGAGGGACAGGCACGCCTGCAGGCACTAAGTGCGGCCACTGCTGAGCATGCCGCCCGGCTGCAGGCCCTGGACGCTCAGGCCCGTGCCCTGGAGGCTGAGCTGCAGCTGGCAGCGGAGGCCCCTGGGCCCCCCTCACCTATGGCATCTGCCACTGAGCGCCTGCACCAGGACCTGGCTGTTCAGGAGCGGCAGAGTGCGGAGGTGCAGGGCAGCCTGGCTCTGGTGAGCCGGGCCCTGGAGGCAGCAGAGCGAGCCTTGCAG GCTCAGGCTcaggagctggaggagctgaACCGAGAGCTCCGTCAGTGCAACCTGCAGCAGTTCATCCAGCAGACCGGGGCTGCGCTGCCACCGCCCCCACGGCCTGACAGGGGCCCTCCTGGCACTCAG GGCCCTCTGCCTCCAGCCAGAGAGGAGTCCCTCCTGGGCGCTCCCTCTGAGTCCCATGCTGGTGCCCAGCCTAGGCCCCGAGG TGGCCCCCATGACGCAGAACTCCTGGAGGTAGCAGCAGCTCCTGCCCCAGAGTGGTGTCCtctggcagcccagccccaggctctGTGA
- the RASSF7 gene encoding ras association domain-containing protein 7 isoform 3 (isoform 3 is encoded by transcript variant 3) → MLLGLAAMELKVWVDGIQRVVCGVSEQTTCQEVVIALAQAIGQTGRFVLVQRLREKERQLLPQECPVGAQATCGQFASDVQFVLRRTGPSLAGRPSSDSCPPPERCLIRASLPVKPRAALGCEPRKTLTPEPAPSLSRPGPAAPVTPTPGCCTDLRGLELRVQRNAEELGHEAFWEQELRREQAREREGQARLQALSAATAEHAARLQALDAQARALEAELQLAAEAPGPPSPMASATERLHQDLAVQERQSAEVQGSLALVSRALEAAERALQAQAQELEELNRELRQCNLQQFIQQTGAALPPPPRPDRGPPGTQWPP, encoded by the exons ATGTTGTTGGGACTGGCGGCCATGGAGCTGAAGGTGTGGGTGGATGGCATCCAGCGTGTGGTCTGTGGGGTCTCAGAGCAGACCACCTGCCAGGAAGTGGTCATCGCACTAGCCCAAGCAATAG gCCAGACTGGCCGCTTTGTGCTTGTGCAGCGGCTTCGGGAGAAGGAGCGGCAGTTGCTGCCACAAGAGTGTCCAGTGGGCGCCCAGGCCACCTGCGGACAGTTTGCCAGCGATGTCCAGTTTGTCCTGAGGCGCACAGGGCCCAGCCTAGCTGGGAGGCCCTCCTCAGACAGCTGTCCACCCCCGGAACGCTGCCTAATTCGTGCCAGCCTCCCTGTAAAGCCACGGGCTGCGCTGGGCTGTGAGCCCCGCAAAACACTGACCCCCGAGCCAGCCCCCAGCCTCTCACGCCCTGGGCCTGCGGCCCCTGTGACACCCACACCAGGCTGCTGCACAGACCTGCGGGGCCTGGAGCTCAGGGTGCAGAGGAATGCTGAGGAGCTGGGCCATGAGGCCTTCTGGGAGCAAGAGCTGCGCCGGGAGCAGGCCCGGGAGCGAGAGGGACAGGCACGCCTGCAGGCACTAAGTGCGGCCACTGCTGAGCATGCCGCCCGGCTGCAGGCCCTGGACGCTCAGGCCCGTGCCCTGGAGGCTGAGCTGCAGCTGGCAGCGGAGGCCCCTGGGCCCCCCTCACCTATGGCATCTGCCACTGAGCGCCTGCACCAGGACCTGGCTGTTCAGGAGCGGCAGAGTGCGGAGGTGCAGGGCAGCCTGGCTCTGGTGAGCCGGGCCCTGGAGGCAGCAGAGCGAGCCTTGCAG GCTCAGGCTcaggagctggaggagctgaACCGAGAGCTCCGTCAGTGCAACCTGCAGCAGTTCATCCAGCAGACCGGGGCTGCGCTGCCACCGCCCCCACGGCCTGACAGGGGCCCTCCTGGCACTCAG TGGCCCCCATGA
- the RASSF7 gene encoding ras association domain-containing protein 7 isoform 2 (isoform 2 is encoded by transcript variant 2) produces the protein MLLGLAAMELKVWVDGIQRVVCGVSEQTTCQEVVIALAQAIGQTGRFVLVQRLREKERQLLPQECPVGAQATCGQFASDVQFVLRRTGPSLAGRPSSDSCPPPERCLIRASLPVKPRAALGCEPRKTLTPEPAPSLSRPGPAAPVTPTPGCCTDLRGLELRVQRNAEELGHEAFWEQELRREQAREREGQARLQALSAATAEHAARLQALDAQARALEAELQLAAEAPGPPSPMASATERLHQDLAVQERQSAEVQGSLALVSRALEAAERALQAQAQELEELNRELRQCNLQQFIQQTGAALPPPPRPDRGPPGTQVGVVLGGGWEVRTWPSPTPS, from the exons ATGTTGTTGGGACTGGCGGCCATGGAGCTGAAGGTGTGGGTGGATGGCATCCAGCGTGTGGTCTGTGGGGTCTCAGAGCAGACCACCTGCCAGGAAGTGGTCATCGCACTAGCCCAAGCAATAG gCCAGACTGGCCGCTTTGTGCTTGTGCAGCGGCTTCGGGAGAAGGAGCGGCAGTTGCTGCCACAAGAGTGTCCAGTGGGCGCCCAGGCCACCTGCGGACAGTTTGCCAGCGATGTCCAGTTTGTCCTGAGGCGCACAGGGCCCAGCCTAGCTGGGAGGCCCTCCTCAGACAGCTGTCCACCCCCGGAACGCTGCCTAATTCGTGCCAGCCTCCCTGTAAAGCCACGGGCTGCGCTGGGCTGTGAGCCCCGCAAAACACTGACCCCCGAGCCAGCCCCCAGCCTCTCACGCCCTGGGCCTGCGGCCCCTGTGACACCCACACCAGGCTGCTGCACAGACCTGCGGGGCCTGGAGCTCAGGGTGCAGAGGAATGCTGAGGAGCTGGGCCATGAGGCCTTCTGGGAGCAAGAGCTGCGCCGGGAGCAGGCCCGGGAGCGAGAGGGACAGGCACGCCTGCAGGCACTAAGTGCGGCCACTGCTGAGCATGCCGCCCGGCTGCAGGCCCTGGACGCTCAGGCCCGTGCCCTGGAGGCTGAGCTGCAGCTGGCAGCGGAGGCCCCTGGGCCCCCCTCACCTATGGCATCTGCCACTGAGCGCCTGCACCAGGACCTGGCTGTTCAGGAGCGGCAGAGTGCGGAGGTGCAGGGCAGCCTGGCTCTGGTGAGCCGGGCCCTGGAGGCAGCAGAGCGAGCCTTGCAG GCTCAGGCTcaggagctggaggagctgaACCGAGAGCTCCGTCAGTGCAACCTGCAGCAGTTCATCCAGCAGACCGGGGCTGCGCTGCCACCGCCCCCACGGCCTGACAGGGGCCCTCCTGGCACTCAGGTCGGAGTGGTTCTggggggaggctgggaggtgagGACCTGGCCCAGCCCCACTCCAAGCTGA